A single region of the Thermoanaerobaculia bacterium genome encodes:
- a CDS encoding VTT domain-containing protein has protein sequence MHALIEQLARHGLPLVFANVLLEQLGLPVPAIPTLVAAGALSAGGRLSTVALLALAVGASLIADSLWYVLGRRHGYRILKTVCGISLSPDSCVRQTESLFERHGVGSLLYAKFIPGFSTVAPPLAGALRVGFLRFALFDAGGALVWAGSGVAAGIVFHRAIDRVAELLEGLGFWALVIAALLLAAFVGWKWWQRRRFYRFLRMARISVAELRSLIDAGRAPVIVDVRNRAAVQGDPRRIPGAVRLVLEEIDSSIAQLPLDREIVLYCT, from the coding sequence GTGCACGCGCTGATCGAGCAGCTCGCGCGGCACGGTCTGCCGCTCGTCTTCGCCAACGTCCTGCTGGAGCAGCTCGGTCTCCCGGTCCCCGCGATTCCGACCCTGGTCGCGGCGGGCGCGCTCTCGGCCGGAGGGCGTCTGTCGACGGTGGCTCTCCTCGCCCTCGCGGTCGGCGCCTCACTGATCGCGGACTCCCTCTGGTACGTCCTCGGACGCCGGCACGGGTACCGGATCCTGAAGACGGTGTGCGGGATCTCGCTTTCTCCCGATTCGTGCGTGCGCCAGACGGAGTCGCTCTTCGAGCGGCACGGGGTCGGCTCGCTCCTCTACGCGAAGTTCATCCCCGGGTTCTCGACGGTCGCTCCGCCGCTCGCGGGGGCGCTGCGCGTCGGGTTTCTCCGCTTCGCGCTGTTCGACGCCGGGGGCGCGCTCGTCTGGGCCGGCTCCGGCGTGGCCGCCGGAATCGTCTTCCACAGGGCGATCGATCGCGTGGCGGAGCTCCTCGAGGGGCTCGGGTTCTGGGCGCTCGTGATCGCGGCGCTCCTCCTCGCGGCATTCGTCGGGTGGAAATGGTGGCAACGGCGGCGCTTCTACCGCTTCCTCCGGATGGCGCGGATCTCCGTGGCGGAGCTTCGCAGCCTGATCGACGCCGGAAGGGCGCCGGTGATCGTCGACGTCCGCAACCGGGCCGCCGTCCAGGGCGATCCGCGGCGGATCCCGGGAGCGGTGCGCCTCGTCCTCGAGGAGATCGACTCCTCGATCGCTCAGCTCCCTCTCGACCGGGAAATCGTCCTCTACTGCACCTGA